One region of Polaribacter pectinis genomic DNA includes:
- a CDS encoding helix-turn-helix domain-containing protein: protein MKNEKKNQPALQNTHLDFDAQLLKKEEWLTTEEVMKHLNVSRSTLYRLRKKHNIPNFKLGRIPIYPRHLLNKVFMHKALSNISKSESNNLPFTVIFNKHRDK from the coding sequence ATGAAAAATGAAAAAAAGAATCAACCAGCATTACAAAACACGCATTTAGATTTTGATGCCCAGTTATTAAAAAAAGAAGAATGGCTTACAACAGAAGAAGTCATGAAACATTTAAACGTGAGCCGCAGTACCTTATACCGATTACGCAAAAAACACAACATCCCCAATTTTAAATTAGGTCGAATTCCTATCTATCCTAGACACTTATTAAACAAGGTGTTTATGCATAAGGCACTTAGCAATATTAGTAAGTCGGAATCTAACAACTTACCGTTTACTGTTATTTTTAACAAACATCGAGACAAATAA
- a CDS encoding DUF6266 family protein translates to MATFEKGILGGFSGKVGNVVGSRWRGKNVMRSLPQRGNYTATEKQEEQRQKFKVVIGFLSPIVDVLSNYFGSPQGDKSRSNLATSYHLKNAVVSTPQGMVMDYAKVLISKGDLRGIDGGTVAAAAGQVLNFSWQDNSGQGKATATDKLMVVVYAPDLNLFYTNMAAATRDATTASVTLPNFMASFEVEVWASFSKPGTNFAAISTYMGAATVL, encoded by the coding sequence ATGGCAACATTTGAAAAAGGTATTCTTGGCGGATTTTCTGGCAAGGTAGGAAACGTAGTAGGCTCTCGATGGAGAGGGAAAAACGTAATGCGTAGTTTACCACAGCGTGGTAATTATACGGCTACAGAAAAACAGGAAGAACAACGACAAAAATTTAAGGTCGTTATTGGGTTTTTAAGTCCTATTGTAGACGTGTTAAGCAACTATTTTGGGTCTCCACAAGGCGATAAATCACGTTCTAACTTGGCAACTTCTTACCATTTGAAAAACGCAGTGGTTAGTACCCCACAAGGCATGGTAATGGATTATGCCAAAGTATTAATTAGCAAAGGCGATTTAAGAGGTATTGATGGTGGTACGGTGGCAGCAGCTGCTGGACAAGTACTAAACTTTAGTTGGCAAGACAATAGCGGCCAAGGAAAAGCCACAGCAACAGACAAATTAATGGTGGTGGTCTATGCACCCGACTTAAACTTGTTTTACACCAATATGGCAGCAGCCACTAGAGATGCCACCACGGCAAGTGTAACACTGCCTAATTTTATGGCAAGTTTTGAGGTGGAAGTTTGGGCTTCTTTTAGCAAACCAGGAACCAATTTTGCAGCGATAAGTACCTACATGGGTGCTGCCACCGTACTGTAA
- a CDS encoding outer membrane beta-barrel family protein: protein MKLRLKNTLSLYILLFISSYTIAQDNLIKITGTLIEDTTSQPIPYATVVINDTSSHKIIAGTTSDESGKFSMATSKTNFYIEISFMGFETKTIKEFKTINGKIDLGKIILITDSQSLDEVVVTGEISKTTFKLDKRVFNVGADISSTGASALEVLNNVPSVNVSMEGEISLRGSSGVQILINGKPSVLADESSNALGTITADMIESIEIITNPSAKYEASGTAGILNIILKKEEKKGWNGSVSVNTGTPDNHSIGLSLNRRTENFNLFAQLGAGYRSLPKDAEAINRNLTNNEVIFSEGTEYRNETFYNITLGTDYHINDLNVLTLSGNFAYEIEKQPSKTNFNYFDANNSLISSWERNEITDATNPKYSYELNYKKQFKDHEDHTLLLSVLGRFFGKDLSSHFTNTTIAGADSDSDQKTATDFIQADYTYKVDYTNPISDTYTLETGAQYVINDVGNDYEVSELTNNGYEVNNDLTNNFEYNQKVFGAYATGAFEKEKWGIKVGVRVEQTNLKTLLTNTNESNEQNFTNFFPTLHTSYKVGENFSLQAGYSKRIFRPRLWDLNPFFNIRNNFNIRVGNPNLQPEFTDSYELTSIYKIGKATLSSSLYHKFTTDMVERVFTYVNNVTITTPQNIGTNSAIGFETNGKYRASNWLTITGDFNLNYFDRVGTFETQVFDFSGNQWSSRLGSKIGLPADIDVELTGNYQSGFKTVQGTTTGYAFLDLGVRKKIFKGKAIVNLGVRDLFASRISEQFVTQATFETYSFGQRGRFITLGISYGFGKGEAMTYSGGRRR, encoded by the coding sequence ATGAAATTACGCCTTAAAAATACACTATCGCTTTATATTTTATTATTTATTAGCAGTTATACAATTGCCCAAGACAATCTTATTAAGATTACTGGTACCTTAATTGAAGATACAACTTCACAACCGATTCCTTATGCAACTGTGGTAATAAACGATACAAGTTCTCATAAAATTATTGCAGGTACAACTTCAGATGAATCTGGAAAGTTTAGCATGGCTACTTCTAAAACCAATTTTTATATAGAGATAAGTTTTATGGGCTTTGAAACTAAAACCATAAAGGAGTTTAAGACGATAAACGGAAAGATAGATTTAGGAAAAATTATTCTTATTACAGACAGTCAGTCTTTAGATGAGGTGGTTGTTACTGGAGAAATTTCTAAAACCACTTTTAAATTAGACAAACGCGTTTTTAATGTGGGTGCAGATATTAGTAGTACAGGAGCAAGTGCTTTAGAAGTGCTAAATAATGTGCCTTCTGTAAATGTAAGTATGGAAGGCGAAATAAGTCTTAGAGGGAGTTCTGGTGTACAAATATTAATCAATGGCAAGCCATCGGTTTTGGCAGATGAATCTAGCAATGCGCTTGGTACCATTACTGCAGATATGATAGAGAGTATTGAGATTATTACAAATCCGTCTGCAAAATACGAAGCTTCGGGAACTGCTGGTATTTTAAACATTATTTTAAAGAAAGAAGAAAAAAAAGGGTGGAATGGTTCCGTTTCTGTAAATACGGGTACTCCAGACAATCATAGTATAGGGTTAAGCCTAAACAGAAGAACAGAAAACTTCAATTTATTTGCACAATTAGGAGCTGGATATAGATCGTTACCAAAAGATGCTGAAGCTATTAATAGAAACTTAACCAATAACGAGGTTATTTTTAGTGAGGGTACAGAATATAGAAATGAAACCTTTTACAACATAACATTAGGTACAGATTACCATATTAACGATTTAAACGTACTAACGTTATCGGGTAATTTTGCCTATGAAATTGAAAAGCAACCTTCTAAAACCAATTTCAACTATTTTGATGCTAACAATAGCCTAATTTCTAGTTGGGAAAGAAATGAAATTACAGACGCTACCAACCCTAAGTATAGCTACGAACTGAATTATAAGAAGCAATTTAAAGACCATGAAGATCATACTTTATTGTTAAGCGTTTTAGGACGTTTTTTCGGAAAAGACTTGTCATCTCATTTTACAAACACCACCATTGCTGGTGCTGATAGCGATAGCGATCAAAAAACAGCCACAGATTTTATACAAGCAGACTACACGTACAAAGTAGATTATACAAACCCAATTTCTGATACCTATACCTTAGAAACGGGTGCACAATATGTAATTAATGATGTAGGAAATGATTATGAAGTGAGCGAGTTAACCAATAACGGCTATGAAGTAAATAACGATTTAACCAACAATTTCGAATACAATCAAAAGGTTTTTGGTGCCTATGCAACTGGGGCTTTTGAAAAAGAAAAATGGGGCATAAAAGTAGGGGTAAGGGTAGAGCAAACCAATTTAAAAACGCTTTTAACAAACACCAATGAATCTAACGAACAGAATTTTACCAACTTCTTTCCAACCTTGCACACATCCTACAAAGTAGGAGAGAACTTTTCTTTGCAAGCCGGCTATTCTAAACGTATTTTTAGACCAAGATTATGGGATTTGAATCCGTTTTTTAATATTAGAAACAACTTTAACATACGTGTTGGTAACCCCAATTTACAACCAGAATTTACGGATTCTTACGAGCTGACAAGCATTTATAAAATAGGCAAAGCTACTTTAAGTTCTAGTCTGTATCATAAATTTACAACAGATATGGTAGAGCGTGTTTTTACGTATGTAAATAATGTAACCATAACTACACCACAAAATATTGGTACCAATTCGGCAATTGGTTTTGAAACTAATGGAAAATACAGAGCTAGTAACTGGCTGACAATTACAGGAGATTTCAACTTGAATTATTTTGATAGAGTGGGTACTTTTGAAACACAAGTTTTTGATTTTTCTGGAAACCAATGGTCGTCTAGATTGGGTTCTAAAATAGGACTTCCTGCAGATATTGATGTAGAACTAACAGGAAATTACCAATCTGGTTTTAAAACTGTACAAGGAACCACTACCGGTTATGCTTTTCTAGATCTTGGGGTGCGTAAAAAAATATTTAAAGGAAAAGCCATTGTAAATTTAGGGGTTAGAGATTTGTTTGCTTCAAGAATTTCAGAGCAATTTGTAACCCAAGCTACTTTTGAAACTTATAGTTTTGGACAACGTGGACGCTTTATTACATTGGGTATTAGCTACGGATTTGGTAAGGGAGAAGCCATGACGTATTCTGGGGGTAGGAGAAGGTAG